From one bacterium Scap17 genomic stretch:
- a CDS encoding lipocalin-like domain-containing protein, giving the protein MRQSSLSLHPDLIGAWRLERFWYAWPDGRELEPLGECKGQLHYMANGYMSVQLVSCERQPLGMAPTDDQLVAAFREGFAYCGRWQWNSEREEVCHHLSLATIADWDEVTLVRRVTLEGDRLLLGTDAPNLQLPEGGFLTWLEWHRLATV; this is encoded by the coding sequence ATGCGGCAATCTTCCTTGTCACTGCATCCTGACTTGATCGGCGCATGGCGGCTCGAGCGTTTCTGGTATGCCTGGCCGGATGGACGCGAGCTGGAGCCGCTGGGCGAGTGCAAGGGCCAGCTGCATTACATGGCCAATGGCTATATGAGCGTGCAGCTGGTGTCCTGTGAGCGTCAGCCTCTGGGGATGGCGCCGACGGATGATCAGCTGGTCGCCGCCTTTCGTGAGGGCTTTGCCTACTGTGGGCGCTGGCAGTGGAACAGTGAGCGGGAGGAGGTCTGCCATCATCTGTCGTTGGCCACGATCGCCGATTGGGATGAGGTGACGCTTGTGCGGCGCGTCACGCTCGAGGGAGACCGCCTGCTGCTGGGGACCGATGCGCCGAATCTGCAGCTGCCGGAAGGGGGATTTCTGACATGGCTGGAGTGGCATCGATTGGCGACCGTGTGA
- a CDS encoding cold-shock protein: MATGTVKWFNDAKGFGFIAPADGGDDLFVHFSEVQAEGFKTLQDGQQVSFDVTQGQKGLQAANVKALD, encoded by the coding sequence ATGGCTACAGGTACAGTTAAGTGGTTCAACGACGCTAAAGGTTTCGGTTTCATCGCTCCGGCTGATGGTGGTGACGATCTGTTCGTTCACTTCTCCGAAGTTCAAGCTGAAGGCTTCAAGACCCTGCAGGACGGCCAGCAGGTCTCCTTCGACGTGACCCAGGGCCAGAAAGGCCTGCAGGCAGCCAACGTCAAGGCTCTCGACTGA
- a CDS encoding LysR family transcriptional regulator has translation MLELRHLRTLLALRDAGSLVEAAERVHLTQSALSHQLKDLEERLGAPLFIRKTRPVEFTRAGQRLLSLAEQVLPQFRMAERDIARMAGSEQGRLHMAIECHSCFQWLMPTVDRFRDHWPEIEVDIPSGHSFAPLQALGREQLDLVITANPVEMTGIQYIPLFRYEVMLAVARQHALAIKGHVEPQDLCDETLIIYPVEHDRLDVFTQFLEPANVSPREIRSAEMTVMMMQLVASGRGVTALPNWALAEYLTRDYVRGLSLGDGVWATLYAAVREDLLGTPWMDDFLRTARETSFEVLSGVKPA, from the coding sequence ATGCTTGAATTGCGCCATCTGCGTACCCTGCTGGCCCTGCGTGATGCAGGCTCGCTGGTCGAAGCCGCGGAGCGTGTCCACCTCACCCAATCTGCCCTCTCCCATCAGCTGAAGGACCTCGAGGAGCGCCTGGGCGCGCCACTGTTCATCCGCAAGACGCGCCCCGTGGAGTTTACCCGCGCCGGACAGCGCCTGTTGTCGCTGGCAGAGCAGGTACTGCCGCAATTCCGCATGGCTGAGCGCGACATTGCCCGCATGGCGGGAAGCGAACAGGGCCGGTTGCACATGGCCATCGAGTGCCATAGCTGCTTTCAGTGGCTGATGCCGACGGTGGATCGCTTCCGCGATCACTGGCCGGAAATTGAAGTCGATATCCCCTCGGGCCACAGCTTCGCCCCCCTGCAGGCATTGGGCCGCGAGCAGCTGGACCTGGTCATCACCGCCAATCCGGTGGAGATGACCGGCATCCAGTACATTCCGCTGTTCCGCTATGAGGTCATGCTGGCCGTGGCACGCCAGCATGCATTGGCCATCAAGGGCCATGTGGAGCCTCAGGACCTGTGCGATGAGACCTTGATCATCTATCCGGTCGAGCATGATCGCTTGGACGTGTTCACCCAGTTCCTCGAACCGGCCAACGTGAGCCCGCGCGAGATCCGCAGCGCCGAGATGACGGTGATGATGATGCAGCTGGTCGCCAGCGGTCGCGGCGTCACGGCGCTCCCCAACTGGGCGCTGGCCGAGTATCTGACGCGCGATTACGTGCGCGGCCTGTCGTTGGGCGACGGTGTCTGGGCGACACTCTACGCCGCCGTCAGAGAAGACCTGCTCGGCACGCCGTGGATGGACGACTTCCTGCGTACCGCTCGTGAGACATCATTCGAGGTGTTGAGTGGCGTGAAGCCTGCCTGA
- a CDS encoding FMN-dependent NADH-azoreductase, translated as MSKASLNVLLVSASLFADKGNSRALASSFVSALETSGQPFQLTHHDLVERDLPHLDGAEMQAWMTPADERSAEQRKLAALSDGFLAELRAADLLVVAAPLYNLGLPTQMKAWFDRVLRAGETFRYTEKGPVGLLEGKQALVLAARGGMYVGTEMDSQTPHLKSMLGLMGITDQHFVYAEGLNMGDESRAASLAEAKAAIANQVQALQFR; from the coding sequence ATGTCAAAAGCCTCACTCAATGTCCTGCTGGTGTCTGCTTCCCTGTTTGCCGACAAGGGTAATTCACGTGCGCTGGCCTCATCCTTCGTCAGTGCGCTCGAGACCTCCGGGCAGCCATTTCAGCTGACGCATCATGATCTGGTCGAGCGTGACCTGCCGCATCTCGATGGCGCGGAAATGCAGGCCTGGATGACGCCGGCGGATGAGCGCAGCGCCGAGCAACGCAAGCTCGCCGCACTGTCCGATGGTTTTCTGGCCGAGCTGAGAGCGGCAGACCTGCTGGTCGTCGCGGCACCGCTCTACAATCTGGGCCTGCCGACGCAGATGAAGGCGTGGTTCGACCGGGTGCTGCGTGCCGGCGAGACCTTCCGCTATACCGAGAAAGGGCCGGTGGGCCTGCTGGAAGGCAAGCAGGCGCTGGTGCTGGCGGCGCGTGGCGGCATGTACGTGGGCACTGAAATGGATTCCCAGACACCGCACCTGAAATCCATGCTTGGGCTGATGGGGATCACGGATCAGCACTTCGTGTATGCCGAAGGGCTCAACATGGGCGATGAGTCCAGGGCCGCCTCACTGGCCGAGGCCAAGGCTGCCATCGCCAATCAGGTGCAAGCTCTGCAGTTCCGCTGA
- a CDS encoding DUF1949 domain-containing protein yields the protein MTYLIPALAPEAHHEHSIEIEKSRFIAWLAHAPTPEGMTRLLAQAHLAHPNARHHCTAFIAGAPDEQNAIGFSDDGEPGGTAGRPMYQVLEGSGVGQVACVVIRYFGGIKLGTGGLARAYSRAVLEALEHLPTITFTPRTPRRLKVGFAHEADVRHWLNGYDVPVDASDYGADGVVLTAGWPQGSAQPPLEELHARLKGALEVLDSRD from the coding sequence ATGACCTATCTGATACCGGCACTGGCGCCCGAGGCGCACCATGAACACAGCATCGAGATCGAGAAGAGCCGCTTCATCGCCTGGCTGGCCCATGCCCCGACGCCAGAAGGCATGACACGGCTGCTGGCTCAAGCGCATCTCGCCCACCCCAACGCACGCCACCACTGCACGGCGTTCATCGCCGGGGCGCCTGATGAGCAGAATGCCATCGGCTTCTCCGATGATGGCGAACCGGGCGGCACTGCTGGCAGGCCGATGTATCAGGTGCTCGAAGGCAGTGGCGTCGGCCAGGTGGCCTGTGTGGTGATCCGCTACTTCGGCGGCATCAAGCTGGGCACCGGCGGCCTGGCGCGGGCATACAGCCGCGCCGTGCTCGAGGCACTCGAGCACCTGCCCACCATAACCTTCACGCCGCGCACGCCCAGGCGCCTGAAGGTCGGCTTCGCCCATGAGGCCGATGTTCGCCACTGGTTGAATGGCTACGATGTGCCAGTGGATGCCAGCGACTATGGTGCCGATGGCGTAGTGTTGACGGCGGGCTGGCCGCAAGGTAGCGCCCAGCCGCCGCTGGAAGAACTGCATGCGCGTCTCAAGGGAGCGCTGGAAGTGCTCGACTCCCGCGACTGA
- a CDS encoding peptidase, producing MSRLHAPHYLQRLHNLPLNDQAWQEITASDMMDIPLLGNITAGMPIEAIADCGTVAVPTRMVRRNTYALRVRGHSMINCNIHDGDIIIIERSESAENGETAVVMINQQEVTLKKLYIEKTGVRLQPANDSMAPIYLKNADIEVLGMVMGVVRGNAVTH from the coding sequence ATGTCACGTCTTCACGCTCCGCATTACCTTCAGCGTCTTCACAACCTGCCGCTCAATGACCAGGCCTGGCAGGAAATCACCGCCAGCGACATGATGGATATCCCGCTGCTTGGCAACATCACGGCCGGCATGCCCATCGAAGCCATCGCCGACTGCGGTACGGTTGCCGTGCCGACACGCATGGTGCGCCGCAACACCTACGCCCTGCGCGTGCGCGGCCATTCGATGATCAACTGCAATATCCATGATGGCGACATCATCATCATCGAACGCAGCGAAAGCGCCGAGAATGGCGAGACTGCCGTGGTGATGATCAATCAGCAGGAAGTGACGCTGAAGAAGCTGTATATCGAAAAGACCGGCGTGCGCCTGCAACCGGCCAACGACAGCATGGCCCCCATCTATCTCAAGAATGCCGATATCGAAGTGCTGGGCATGGTGATGGGCGTGGTGCGCGGCAATGCCGTCACTCACTGA
- the ccmA gene encoding cytochrome c biogenesis heme-transporting ATPase CcmA produces the protein MPSQPASDEVSSAPPLLAVVALGCERDERWLFEGLDLSLHAGEILQVEGPNGSGKTTLLKILSGQFHDYEGEVLWRGQPSSRVRDDFLGSLLYLGHQPGIKGTLTALENLAWYQALGGQPQVKSEACSEIAWAALDAVGLAGFEDVPAQQLSAGQQRRIALARLYLTPRRLWVLDEPFTAIDRDGVQALEALLLAHAQRGGGVVMTTHHRFSQASRLRRLCLGAKEGVKAEQGLEQGSEQGMGGKDTASTQGASA, from the coding sequence ATGCCCAGCCAGCCTGCCAGCGATGAAGTCAGTAGCGCGCCGCCTCTGTTGGCGGTCGTGGCGCTCGGCTGTGAGCGTGATGAGCGCTGGCTGTTCGAGGGGCTGGATCTTTCGCTGCATGCGGGAGAGATCCTGCAGGTCGAGGGCCCCAATGGCAGTGGCAAGACGACCCTGCTCAAGATTCTGTCCGGTCAGTTCCATGACTACGAGGGCGAGGTGCTCTGGCGCGGCCAGCCTTCCTCGCGGGTGCGTGACGACTTTCTGGGTTCACTGCTCTATCTGGGTCACCAGCCCGGCATCAAGGGCACCCTGACCGCCTTGGAAAACCTTGCCTGGTATCAGGCGCTTGGCGGTCAGCCGCAGGTGAAGTCAGAGGCCTGCAGCGAGATCGCCTGGGCGGCGCTGGATGCCGTAGGGCTGGCCGGTTTCGAGGATGTGCCTGCCCAGCAGCTTTCCGCCGGTCAGCAGCGACGTATCGCGCTGGCGCGGCTGTATCTGACGCCACGCCGGCTGTGGGTGCTCGATGAGCCCTTCACCGCCATCGATCGCGACGGCGTTCAGGCGCTGGAAGCATTGCTGCTGGCTCACGCCCAGCGTGGGGGCGGTGTGGTGATGACGACTCATCATCGCTTCTCGCAGGCCTCGCGCTTGCGCCGCTTGTGCCTGGGCGCTAAGGAAGGGGTGAAGGCCGAGCAGGGGCTAGAGCAGGGTTCAGAGCAGGGTATGGGCGGGAAAGACACAGCCTCGACACAAGGCGCCTCGGCATGA
- the ccmB gene encoding heme exporter protein CcmB: protein MNHELLTALPEAPPTGSLAGAFKATLARDLRQALRRRSELINPLVFFALVITLFPLGISPDKALLATLAPGLLWVAALLATLLSLDGLFRQDLDDGSLEQLLLTPQPLPLLVLAKVVGHWLLTGLPLALMAPLLGVMLGLPSGTFGVLISSLALGSMSLSLIGAIGAALTVGLRRGGVLLSLIILPLYIPVLIFGAGAVQSAVNGMPSLAHLAILGAMLALALLLAPLAIAAGLRLSISG, encoded by the coding sequence ATGAACCATGAGCTACTGACGGCATTGCCCGAGGCCCCGCCCACCGGTTCGCTGGCCGGGGCCTTCAAGGCGACCCTCGCGCGCGACCTGCGTCAGGCGCTGCGCCGACGCAGTGAGCTGATCAATCCGCTGGTGTTCTTCGCCCTGGTGATCACGCTGTTTCCGTTGGGCATCTCCCCGGACAAGGCGCTGCTGGCGACGCTGGCGCCGGGCCTGTTGTGGGTGGCGGCGTTGCTGGCGACGCTGCTGTCACTGGATGGCCTGTTCCGGCAGGATCTGGACGACGGCAGTCTCGAGCAACTGCTGCTGACGCCGCAGCCATTGCCGTTGCTGGTACTGGCCAAGGTGGTAGGCCACTGGTTGCTGACCGGCCTGCCGTTGGCGCTGATGGCACCCTTGCTGGGCGTGATGCTGGGACTGCCGAGCGGCACCTTTGGCGTGTTGATCTCCTCGCTGGCGCTGGGCAGCATGAGCCTGTCATTGATCGGCGCGATCGGTGCGGCACTCACGGTGGGGCTGCGGCGTGGCGGAGTACTGCTCTCGCTGATCATCCTGCCGCTGTACATTCCGGTGCTGATCTTCGGCGCCGGTGCCGTACAGAGCGCCGTCAACGGCATGCCCAGCCTGGCCCATCTGGCCATTCTGGGCGCGATGCTGGCGCTGGCCCTGTTGCTGGCGCCGCTCGCCATCGCCGCCGGACTCAGGCTGAGCATCAGTGGCTAG
- a CDS encoding heme ABC transporter permease, which translates to MGAPATFFAASQRWLPWLWALAIISLVAGSVWGLAFAPADYQQGNSFRIIYVHVPAAILAQSCFMLLAVCALLFLVWKIKLADMVATAAAPVGALMTALALFSGSVWGIPTWGTWWIWDARLTSMLIQLFLYLGVIVMRGSFVSRDSGSRAASILALVGMVNIPIIKYSVDWWSTLHQPATFTLSEAPPMPASMWIPLLLMVIGFYALFGALVLMRTRVEVLRRESRKQWVRDLLSPSARARPDAAVVAEEGDKS; encoded by the coding sequence ATGGGTGCGCCGGCGACCTTCTTCGCGGCCAGTCAGCGCTGGCTGCCGTGGCTATGGGCGCTGGCGATCATCTCGCTGGTGGCCGGCAGTGTCTGGGGGCTGGCCTTCGCGCCCGCCGACTACCAGCAGGGCAACAGTTTCCGCATCATCTATGTACATGTGCCAGCGGCGATTCTCGCCCAGTCGTGCTTCATGCTGCTGGCGGTGTGTGCGCTGCTCTTCCTGGTGTGGAAGATCAAGCTGGCGGACATGGTGGCCACGGCCGCCGCGCCCGTCGGTGCCCTGATGACAGCGCTGGCACTGTTTTCCGGCTCGGTGTGGGGCATTCCCACCTGGGGCACCTGGTGGATCTGGGATGCCCGGCTGACCTCGATGCTGATTCAGCTGTTCCTGTATCTGGGCGTCATCGTGATGCGTGGCTCCTTCGTCAGCCGTGACAGCGGTTCGCGCGCGGCCTCGATCCTGGCGCTGGTCGGCATGGTCAATATCCCGATCATCAAGTATTCGGTGGACTGGTGGAGCACACTGCATCAACCGGCCACCTTCACGCTCAGCGAAGCGCCGCCGATGCCGGCCAGCATGTGGATTCCGCTGCTGCTGATGGTGATCGGCTTCTACGCCCTGTTCGGCGCGCTGGTGCTGATGCGCACGCGGGTCGAGGTGTTGAGGCGCGAGAGTCGCAAGCAGTGGGTGCGTGATCTGCTGAGTCCGTCTGCGCGTGCGCGCCCCGATGCTGCGGTGGTCGCGGAAGAAGGGGATAAATCATGA
- the ccmD gene encoding heme exporter protein CcmD, protein MAFSSVSEFFAMGGHALYVWSAWGLTAACLMGLVIATRMSRRALEADIRRRLRRDASRHSSHPASRHAAHRSAHQASRRTSRD, encoded by the coding sequence ATCGCCTTCTCGAGTGTCAGCGAGTTCTTCGCCATGGGCGGCCATGCGCTGTATGTGTGGTCGGCCTGGGGGCTGACGGCGGCATGTCTGATGGGGCTGGTGATCGCCACGCGGATGTCGCGTCGCGCGCTGGAGGCGGATATCCGTCGCCGGCTGCGCCGTGACGCTTCCCGTCATTCTTCGCACCCTGCTTCACGCCACGCTGCGCATCGTTCGGCACATCAGGCTTCGCGCCGCACCTCTCGTGATTGA
- the ccmE gene encoding cytochrome c maturation protein CcmE, with amino-acid sequence MTPKRKQRLYIVTAIVLLAALAVGLTLYALRANINAFYTPTQIASGEAPQGRQIRAGGMVREGSVRRDNETLDAIFTVTDFDHDVTVHYQGILPDLFREGQGVVVMGTFDGDHLEASEVLAKHDEKYMPPEVSDALKASGRDVSGNRTGNLASDSSAAKAAIDPQETP; translated from the coding sequence ATGACTCCCAAACGCAAGCAGCGCCTGTATATCGTCACGGCCATCGTGCTGCTGGCCGCCCTCGCGGTGGGTCTGACCCTCTATGCCCTGCGCGCCAACATCAACGCCTTCTATACCCCGACGCAGATCGCCAGCGGCGAAGCGCCCCAGGGGCGGCAGATCCGTGCGGGCGGCATGGTGCGTGAGGGCAGTGTCAGGCGTGACAACGAGACGCTGGATGCCATCTTCACCGTCACCGATTTCGATCATGACGTGACGGTGCATTATCAGGGCATCCTGCCGGACCTGTTCCGTGAAGGGCAGGGCGTGGTGGTGATGGGCACCTTCGATGGTGATCATCTCGAGGCCAGCGAGGTGCTGGCCAAGCATGACGAGAAGTACATGCCGCCGGAGGTATCCGATGCACTCAAGGCCTCGGGGCGCGATGTCTCTGGTAACAGGACGGGCAACCTGGCCAGCGACAGCAGCGCTGCCAAGGCCGCGATCGATCCGCAGGAGACCCCGTGA
- a CDS encoding heme lyase CcmF/NrfE family subunit has translation MVTQLLPEIGHFALILGACLACVQAVVPLAGASTRRPLWMSFAQPMAWGQFLFVLIAYACLTASFLLDDFSVAYIANNSNSQLPWYFKFSAVWGSHEGSVLLWSLILAGWGFAVSLGARHLPRDMLARVLGIMGLISTGFLAFVLLTSNPFARLLPDMPADGADLNPLLQDIGLIIHPPMLYMGYVGFSVAFTFAMAALMGGRLDAAWARWARPWTNIAWAFLTVGIALGSWWAYYELGWGGWWFWDPVENASLMPWLAGTALIHSLAVTEKRGAFKSWTVLLSIFAFSLSLLGTFLVRSGVLTSVHAFASDPDRGLFILVLLGITVGGSLLLFALRAPRVRSTLGFHWLSRDAFLLVNNLVLLVMMVTVLLGTLYPLVLDSLGLGKISVGPPYFNALFVPLTTLLCAFMGLGPASRWKQMPGRELTRRLALAGSAALVIGGLLPLTLDIEWSFPVALGLVIALWVVLPLLRDLWDKSASKAGRWAGLKRLTPSYWGMQLAHLGLAVTIVGVTLVSNTEVAENVRMVQGKEVSVGGYQFRMTELGEYRGPNYLSDRATVEVSRDGDPVTTLHPEKRLFLASGMPMTETALDAGFTRDLYVAMGEKLDDDSWAVRIQVKPFVRWLWLGALLMGAGGVIAVLDRRYRRRVEASTASDTRSITTQEARP, from the coding sequence ATGGTGACGCAACTGTTGCCGGAAATCGGCCACTTCGCGCTGATTCTGGGTGCCTGTCTGGCCTGTGTGCAGGCTGTCGTGCCGCTGGCGGGGGCCAGTACGCGTCGTCCGCTGTGGATGAGCTTTGCCCAGCCGATGGCCTGGGGGCAGTTCCTGTTCGTGCTGATCGCCTATGCCTGCCTGACGGCAAGCTTCCTGCTGGATGATTTCAGCGTCGCCTACATCGCCAACAACTCCAACAGCCAGCTGCCGTGGTACTTCAAGTTCAGTGCCGTCTGGGGCAGTCATGAGGGCTCGGTGCTGCTGTGGAGCCTGATACTGGCCGGTTGGGGCTTTGCCGTCTCGCTGGGCGCGCGCCATCTGCCGCGCGACATGCTGGCACGGGTGCTGGGCATCATGGGGCTGATCTCCACCGGTTTCCTGGCCTTCGTGCTGCTGACCTCCAATCCCTTCGCGCGTCTGCTGCCGGACATGCCGGCTGACGGCGCGGACCTCAATCCGCTGCTGCAGGATATCGGGCTGATCATCCACCCACCGATGCTCTACATGGGTTACGTGGGCTTCTCGGTGGCGTTCACGTTCGCGATGGCGGCACTGATGGGCGGGCGCCTCGATGCCGCCTGGGCACGCTGGGCGCGCCCCTGGACCAACATCGCCTGGGCCTTCCTGACCGTCGGCATCGCGTTGGGCAGCTGGTGGGCCTACTACGAGCTCGGCTGGGGCGGCTGGTGGTTCTGGGACCCGGTGGAGAACGCCTCCTTGATGCCGTGGCTGGCCGGTACCGCCCTGATCCATTCGCTGGCGGTCACCGAGAAGCGCGGCGCCTTCAAGAGCTGGACGGTACTGCTGTCGATCTTCGCCTTCTCGTTGTCACTGCTGGGCACCTTCCTGGTGCGCTCCGGGGTGCTGACCTCGGTGCACGCCTTCGCCAGTGACCCCGACCGCGGGCTGTTCATCCTCGTGCTGCTCGGCATCACCGTCGGTGGCTCGCTGCTGCTGTTCGCGTTGCGCGCACCGCGCGTGCGTTCGACGCTGGGCTTTCACTGGCTGTCGCGGGATGCCTTCCTGCTGGTCAACAATCTCGTGTTGCTGGTGATGATGGTCACCGTGCTGCTGGGCACCCTCTATCCGCTGGTGCTGGATTCGCTGGGGCTGGGCAAGATCTCGGTGGGCCCGCCGTACTTCAATGCGCTGTTCGTGCCGCTGACCACGCTGCTGTGTGCCTTCATGGGCCTCGGGCCGGCTTCGCGCTGGAAGCAGATGCCGGGCCGCGAGCTTACGCGTCGTCTTGCGCTGGCCGGCAGCGCGGCACTCGTCATTGGTGGCCTGCTGCCACTGACGCTGGATATCGAGTGGAGTTTCCCGGTGGCACTCGGGCTGGTCATCGCGCTGTGGGTGGTGCTGCCGCTGCTGCGCGACCTGTGGGACAAGAGTGCCTCGAAGGCGGGGCGCTGGGCGGGGCTCAAGCGCCTCACGCCCAGCTACTGGGGCATGCAACTGGCGCATCTGGGGCTGGCAGTGACCATCGTCGGCGTGACGCTGGTCTCCAATACCGAGGTCGCCGAGAACGTACGCATGGTGCAGGGCAAGGAGGTCAGCGTGGGCGGCTATCAGTTCCGCATGACCGAGCTTGGCGAATATCGCGGCCCCAACTACCTGTCGGACCGCGCCACGGTGGAAGTCAGCCGGGATGGTGACCCCGTGACGACACTGCATCCCGAGAAGCGTCTGTTCCTGGCCAGCGGCATGCCGATGACCGAGACCGCGCTCGATGCCGGCTTCACGCGTGACCTCTACGTCGCCATGGGCGAGAAGCTGGATGACGACAGCTGGGCGGTACGCATCCAGGTCAAACCCTTCGTGCGCTGGCTGTGGCTGGGCGCCCTGCTGATGGGGGCGGGCGGTGTGATCGCCGTGCTGGATCGCCGTTATCGCCGCCGTGTCGAGGCCAGCACGGCGTCTGACACCCGCTCTATCACCACACAGGAGGCTCGCCCATGA
- a CDS encoding DsbE family thiol:disulfide interchange protein, producing the protein MNLRRLVLFVPLVVVVGLGAFLYQRLDDDPYARDSALLSRPFPEFSLSTLSEPQARLDASLLKGQVSLVNVWGEWCPTCKHEMPQLLDLASRGVHMVGVDYKDTRAKGRQFLEEFGNPFSVNLFDPEGTLGFDLGVYGAPETFLVDAEGVIRYHHTGYIRPEDVRDVILPTLERIAEPAPDAASTPDEEASS; encoded by the coding sequence ATGAATCTTCGTCGTCTGGTGCTGTTCGTGCCGCTGGTGGTCGTGGTGGGGCTGGGTGCCTTCCTCTACCAGCGCCTCGATGATGACCCCTACGCGCGGGACTCCGCGCTGCTGTCGCGGCCCTTCCCCGAATTCTCGCTCAGCACCTTGAGTGAGCCGCAGGCGCGCCTCGATGCCTCGCTGCTCAAGGGGCAGGTCAGCCTCGTCAACGTCTGGGGCGAGTGGTGCCCGACCTGCAAGCATGAGATGCCGCAACTGCTGGATCTCGCCAGCCGCGGCGTGCACATGGTCGGCGTCGACTACAAGGACACTCGCGCCAAGGGCCGCCAGTTCTTGGAGGAATTCGGCAACCCGTTCAGCGTCAATCTGTTCGACCCCGAGGGCACCCTGGGCTTTGATCTTGGCGTCTATGGGGCACCGGAAACCTTCCTGGTCGATGCCGAGGGCGTGATCCGCTATCACCACACCGGCTACATCCGGCCCGAAGATGTCCGCGACGTCATCCTGCCGACGCTTGAACGCATTGCAGAGCCCGCGCCTGACGCCGCCAGCACGCCCGATGAGGAGGCCAGCTCATGA
- a CDS encoding cytochrome c-type biogenesis protein CcmH, with the protein MFLAWLSAGKAHAAIEMHQFDNPVLQKRYDSLTAALRCPKCQNQAIGDSDSPIAGDMRQNVADLLKDGRSDSEIQNFMVARFGEYVLYNPRLDGRTWLLWGGPAVLILLGLLVVTLIVRARRRASVRALDDDEQARLSALLATHRQSGDERPGAGQHTAKERS; encoded by the coding sequence ATGTTTCTTGCCTGGCTGTCTGCCGGCAAGGCGCATGCCGCCATCGAGATGCATCAGTTCGACAATCCGGTGCTGCAGAAGCGCTACGACAGCCTGACTGCCGCGCTGCGCTGCCCCAAGTGCCAGAACCAGGCGATCGGTGACTCGGACTCTCCCATCGCCGGTGACATGCGCCAGAACGTGGCGGACCTGCTCAAGGACGGCCGCAGCGACAGCGAGATCCAGAATTTCATGGTCGCGCGCTTCGGCGAGTACGTGCTCTACAACCCGCGCCTCGATGGGCGCACCTGGCTGCTGTGGGGCGGTCCGGCCGTCCTGATTCTGCTCGGCTTGCTGGTCGTGACGCTGATCGTGCGTGCTCGGCGGCGTGCGAGTGTGCGTGCGCTGGATGATGATGAGCAGGCGCGCCTGTCGGCGCTGCTCGCCACGCACCGCCAGTCCGGCGATGAGCGACCCGGCGCTGGGCAACACACTGCCAAGGAGCGCTCATGA